In Stieleria varia, one genomic interval encodes:
- a CDS encoding rhomboid family protein: MNTFPQNATPGIFMGLYERDYGRDDALTPWEQYEREQRRMQPKSVVIILLVVTVAIHLLDMLFQEKVDISGQVVSVSRFAQWFAVRRDTVIEPWTWYQFLTYGFIHDQRNIFHIAFNMLGLFVFGRPVEQKIGRGEFLRFYLVSMFIGGVLGSLTYWVTGKVDGGVIGASGAVLATTILFACHYPHEKVLLMMVFPIKAWIIAVIFVAGDLLGTLTMLSEASSGIQSRGGTAFTVHLAGAAFGALYFYQRWNLEFLDVTRFRDNVKTSARRTKLKVHDPDKKLRQEEAEADRILAKIHESGEASLTSKERRTLQRYSKRKREGRD, from the coding sequence TTGAACACCTTTCCCCAAAACGCGACGCCTGGAATCTTCATGGGTCTCTACGAACGCGACTACGGACGCGATGATGCGTTGACTCCGTGGGAGCAGTACGAACGCGAGCAGCGACGGATGCAGCCAAAGAGTGTGGTGATCATTCTGTTGGTCGTGACCGTTGCCATTCACTTGTTGGACATGCTGTTCCAGGAGAAAGTCGACATCAGTGGCCAAGTGGTTTCCGTCAGCCGGTTTGCCCAGTGGTTTGCGGTGCGGCGGGACACGGTCATTGAGCCATGGACGTGGTACCAGTTTTTGACTTACGGGTTCATTCACGATCAGAGAAACATATTCCACATCGCGTTCAACATGCTGGGCTTGTTCGTTTTCGGACGACCCGTGGAGCAGAAGATTGGGCGTGGCGAGTTCCTGCGGTTTTATCTCGTCTCCATGTTCATCGGCGGCGTGCTCGGCTCACTGACGTATTGGGTGACGGGAAAGGTCGACGGCGGCGTGATCGGGGCCAGTGGTGCAGTACTGGCGACGACGATTCTGTTTGCCTGCCATTATCCGCACGAGAAAGTGCTCTTGATGATGGTCTTTCCCATCAAAGCGTGGATCATCGCGGTTATCTTCGTTGCCGGCGACCTGTTGGGGACGCTGACGATGTTGAGCGAAGCGAGCTCTGGGATTCAGTCCCGAGGCGGCACGGCGTTCACGGTCCACTTGGCGGGCGCCGCGTTCGGCGCGTTGTACTTCTATCAACGCTGGAATCTTGAGTTCTTGGACGTCACACGCTTTCGTGACAACGTCAAGACATCAGCACGTCGAACGAAGTTAAAGGTTCACGATCCGGACAAAAAGTTGCGACAGGAGGAAGCGGAAGCCGACCGCATCCTGGCAAAGATTCACGAGTCGGGCGAAGCGAGCTTGACCAGCAAAGAACGACGAACATTACAACGTTACAGCAAGCGTAAGCGAGAAGGTCGTGATTGA